Proteins encoded in a region of the Triplophysa dalaica isolate WHDGS20190420 chromosome 10, ASM1584641v1, whole genome shotgun sequence genome:
- the LOC130430702 gene encoding uncharacterized protein LOC130430702, which produces MGPKLSVNKKLEKRMLQVFKFTTAFETVNHHILLSTLKAMGVSGMVLQWFRSYLSGRSFRVSSRISSCLADISLWMNAHHLQLNLPKTELLVIPADTKTHHNLSIQLGSSTITPSRNARNLGVVIDDQLNFTDQVASTARSCRFILYNIRKIRPFLSEHDTQILVQALVLARLDYCNALLGGLPACTTKPLQMIQNAAAKVIFNEPKRAHVTPLLIKLHWLPVVARIKFKTLLLAYKTTTGSAPPYLKSLMQTYVAARSLRSANERRLVVPSHKGKKSLSRTFSGSVPPMWNDLHTATRSADSVAIFKKRLKTHLF; this is translated from the exons ATGGGCCctaagctaagcgtgaataagaaactggaaAAGCGGATGCTTCAGgtttttaag TTTACTACCGCCTTTGAAactgttaaccatcacatcctcctgtccactcTCAAGGCAatgggggtctctggaatggtgctacaatggttcaggtcttacctctcgggtaggtcctttagagtatctt cacgcatctcatcttgcctagccgacatctcgctctggatgaacgcccatcacctgcagctgaaccttccaaaaacagaactgcttgtaatcccggctgacacgaagactcatcacaacctttccattcaactaggctcatcaaccatcacaccttccagaaacgcaagaaacctgggagtggtgatcgatgatcagctcaacttcacggatcaagttgccagcactgcccggtcctgtagattcatcctctacaatatcaggaaaattagacccttcctatcagagcatgatacacaaatccttgtccaggctcttgtcctggccagactggactactgcaatgcactactgggaggacttccagcttgcacaaccaaacctctacagatgatccagaatgctgcggcaaaagttatctttaatgaaccaaagcgagcacacgtcactcctctactcattaagctacattggcttcccgtagtcgctcgcatcaaattcaagactctgctcctggcctacaagaccactactggttcggcaccaccttatcttaaatcgctaatgcagacatatgtagccgccagatccctacgctctgcaaacgaacgacgtcttgtggtgccatcccataaaggtaaaaaatctctctcgcgcaccttctccggatctgttccacctatgtggaatgatctgcacactgctacaagatctgcagattctgtagccatctttaagaaacgcctgaaaacacatctcttc